The following are encoded together in the Robertmurraya sp. FSL R5-0851 genome:
- a CDS encoding aspartate carbamoyltransferase catalytic subunit, which yields MMNLLTTSELSVTEIYDILAEAKKFSEGAAWQPNQSSFVANLFFEPSTRTKCSFEIAERRLGLNIIPFETHSSSITKGETLYDTVRTLESIGVQAVVIRHTEDEYFKQLVGKTNVKIINAGDGCGHHPTQSLLDLLTIYEEFEHFQGLKVGIVGDLIHSRVARSNAVALHRLGAEIVFSGPKEWIDQELLQYGRYEDIDTLTETVDVLMLLRIQHERHQVGGKTVDYHQAFGLTVEREKRMKKGSIIMHPAPVNRDVEIADSLVECERSRIFKQMENGVYVRMAVLKRALQQSEGGKNNDNSHQKWSMAY from the coding sequence ATCATGAATCTGCTTACTACTTCAGAGCTTTCCGTTACCGAGATTTACGACATCCTTGCAGAGGCGAAAAAATTTTCTGAGGGTGCTGCGTGGCAGCCTAATCAATCTTCCTTTGTAGCAAATTTGTTTTTTGAACCGAGTACTAGAACAAAATGTAGTTTTGAAATAGCTGAAAGAAGACTGGGCTTAAACATTATTCCATTCGAAACACACTCATCCAGTATCACTAAAGGTGAAACACTATATGATACGGTTCGAACTTTAGAATCCATTGGAGTTCAGGCGGTCGTCATTCGCCATACAGAAGACGAGTACTTCAAGCAGCTAGTTGGCAAAACGAACGTTAAAATTATTAACGCTGGAGATGGATGCGGTCATCATCCAACTCAATCGTTGCTCGACTTATTAACGATTTACGAAGAATTCGAACATTTCCAAGGTCTTAAGGTAGGAATTGTTGGAGATCTAATACACAGCCGTGTGGCAAGGTCAAATGCGGTTGCTCTTCACCGATTAGGAGCAGAAATCGTGTTCTCAGGACCAAAAGAATGGATTGACCAAGAACTTCTACAATACGGAAGATATGAAGATATTGATACATTAACAGAAACCGTCGATGTGCTTATGCTCCTTCGTATTCAACACGAAAGACATCAAGTTGGTGGGAAAACAGTTGATTATCATCAAGCTTTTGGTTTAACAGTAGAAAGAGAGAAGCGAATGAAGAAAGGAAGCATTATTATGCATCCTGCGCCAGTAAACCGAGATGTAGAAATCGCCGATAGCTTAGTCGAATGCGAGCGTTCAAGAATCTTTAAGCAAATGGAAAATGGCGTCTACGTTCGTATGGCAGTATTAAAAAGAGCATTACAACAATCTGAAGGGGGAAAAAACAATGACAATTCTCATCAAAAATGGTCAATGGCTTACTGA
- a CDS encoding dihydroorotase, producing MTILIKNGQWLTDKGQKEAVDILIKDEKIAAIGPDLQAEDAEIIDATGLLVSPGFVDLHVHLREPGGEKKETIATGTLAAARGGFTTIAAMPNTRPVPDSVETLQNLNKRIAETGAVRVLPYASITIRELGNELTDFAALKEEGAFAFTDDGVGVQSADMMLQAMQLAASVDMSIVAHCEENTLIHKGSVHEGEFSKKHGLNGIPSVCESVHIARDVLLAEAANCHYHVCHISTKESVRVVRDAKRAGIKVTAEVTPHHLLLCEEDIPGLDTNYKMNPPLRGKTDREALIEGLLDGTIDFIATDHAPHTAEEKAEGMALAPFGIVGLETAFPLLYTNLVEKGILTEKQLVDFLTVKPAQSFNLPYGKIEVGAVADLVLVDLAKEESIDPNTFLSKGRNTPFGGWECKGWPVVTIAAGKIAWKRGYVTV from the coding sequence ATGACAATTCTCATCAAAAATGGTCAATGGCTTACTGATAAAGGACAAAAAGAGGCAGTCGATATTTTAATAAAAGACGAAAAGATTGCTGCGATTGGTCCAGATCTTCAAGCGGAGGATGCAGAGATCATTGATGCGACAGGATTGCTTGTATCTCCTGGATTTGTTGACTTGCATGTTCATTTACGTGAGCCTGGAGGAGAGAAGAAGGAAACGATTGCTACTGGTACACTAGCGGCAGCTCGTGGAGGTTTCACAACGATTGCAGCTATGCCAAATACAAGACCGGTTCCAGATTCAGTCGAAACTCTTCAAAACTTAAATAAACGAATTGCAGAAACAGGTGCTGTTCGAGTGCTGCCATATGCTTCGATTACCATAAGAGAGCTAGGAAATGAACTTACTGATTTTGCAGCATTAAAAGAAGAAGGTGCATTTGCCTTCACAGATGACGGAGTAGGGGTCCAATCAGCAGATATGATGCTTCAAGCAATGCAACTTGCAGCAAGTGTAGATATGTCAATCGTAGCACATTGCGAAGAAAACACGTTAATTCATAAGGGATCTGTCCATGAAGGTGAATTTTCAAAAAAACATGGGTTGAACGGAATTCCTTCTGTATGTGAATCGGTTCATATTGCAAGAGACGTATTATTAGCAGAAGCAGCAAACTGTCATTATCATGTGTGCCATATTAGTACGAAAGAATCGGTTCGCGTAGTACGAGACGCTAAGCGTGCAGGCATCAAGGTAACAGCAGAAGTAACACCTCACCACCTTTTATTATGTGAGGAGGATATTCCAGGATTAGATACGAACTATAAAATGAATCCTCCGTTAAGAGGAAAAACGGATCGTGAGGCATTGATTGAAGGACTACTTGATGGAACGATTGATTTTATCGCCACAGACCATGCCCCACATACAGCGGAAGAAAAAGCTGAGGGAATGGCTCTTGCACCATTTGGAATCGTTGGGTTAGAAACAGCATTCCCGCTTTTATATACAAATCTTGTTGAAAAAGGTATTTTAACAGAAAAGCAGTTAGTAGATTTCTTAACAGTGAAGCCGGCTCAAAGTTTCAATTTACCATATGGAAAGATTGAAGTTGGAGCAGTCGCTGATCTAGTGCTTGTAGATCTTGCGAAAGAAGAAAGCATTGATCCAAATACATTCTTATCAAAAGGTAGAAACACTCCGTTTGGTGGCTGGGAGTGCAAAGGATGGCCAGTAGTAACAATCGCAGCTGGGAAAATCGCATGGAAAAGAGGGTATGTAACAGTATGA